GGATCTGGAATGTTCATGGCCAACTGTTCATCACCCTTGAAGCCATGGGCGTTGAAAACAAGGTCCACAAAGCGGTGTTCCAGGCCATTCATGACGGCAAAAAGCTGGCTACCCCTGAAGAAATGGCCGAGTTCCTGACCGGCGAAGGCATCGATAAAGACAAGTTCCTGAGCACTTACAACTCGTTCGCCGTCAAAGGCAAGGTTGAGGATGCCAAGAAGAAGGCTCAGGCCTACCAGATCTCCGGCGTACCGACCATGGTTGTCAATGGCAAATACCGCTTCGACCTGGGCACTTCGGGTGGCCCTGAAGGCACGCTCAATGTTGCCGATCAGCTGATCGCCAAAGAGCGAGCAGCGAACGCTAAAAACTAAGCGGCGCCTTCTTCCGTGCGCGGCTGGAAGAGCGAACGAATCGTTGGCCTGCATGAACCGCAGGTCAACGAGGACCATCTGGCAGCTTGCGGGATGCCGGATGACCGGCGTTTGCGTTTGCTCAGTTTCAATATCCAGGTCGGTAACAGCACCCAGGGTTACCGGCACTACCTGACCCGCAGCTGGCAGCATGTGCTGCCACACAAGGGCAGGGCCGGAAACCTGGAACGCATCGGCGACTTGTTGGGCGACTTCGATCTGGTCGCCCTGCAAGAGGCGGACGGTGGAAGTCACCGTTCCGGCTACATCAATCAGGTCAAGTACCTGGCCCAACAGGGCGAATTCCCCTACTGGTATCAACAACTCAATCGCAATCTCGGCCGCCTGGCCCAGCACAGCAACGGGCTGCTCAGCCGTCTGCGCCCCAGCGCGATTGAAGATCATCCCTTGCCCGGCCCTGCGGGTCGTGGCGCGATTCTGGTGCGTTTTGGTGAGGGCCCGGATGCATTGGTGGTTGTGGTCATGCACCTGGCACTGGGGACAAAAACCCGCACCCTGCAGCTGGCCTATATTCGTGAGCTCATTGGTGGCTATCAGCATCAAGTGCTGATGGGCGATATGAACACCCATGCCAACGACCTGCTGCACACTTCGCCTCTGCGCGACCTCGGTTTGCTGGCGCCGCAAATGGAGGCTACTTTCCCCAGTTGGCGCCCGCAGCGTTGCCTTGATCATATTTTGCTTAGCCCCAGCCTGACCCTTGAACGGGTGCAGGTGCTGAACCAGCCTATTTCTGACCATCTGCCAGTAGCGGTCGATATACGCTTGCCCGGCTCTGTCGGCGTTGATTCGCAGCTTGTGTTGAGACCACCTGGCATTGAGCCCAAGGCATGAGAGACGACGCAGCTCACTGGAAAGAAAAATACCTCAAAAGTATTGAACAGCAGGACACGCTTGAGCGCCGCTGGAATACCCGTCTCGATTTGCTGCGCCGTGGGCTGGTGCGCAGCACCCTGGCGGCGGAAGGCACCGACCGGACTGTCGATCAGTGCATGAAGGAAATGCGCGAAGCAGTGCGCACCAATGAGATGGACGCTGCCCTGGCCGCCTTGTTGCCACGCCTGGAAAAAGCCGTGCTCGACTCCGAGCAGCGCCGCGAGACGCGGGTCGAGCAAGTCAGCGAGGCGCTCAATAGCCTGGTTACCCAACTGCAAGCTTTGCCGCTGCCCCGTGAAGTCAGCAAGCCACTCAAGGCATTTGCCAAGCAGCTCGAAAACCGGGTGGCCCACGCACGTGAAATACCATTGCTGCTGGGAGAGCTCAGCCACTTGCAAGGGCAGGCACTGGCGCCACAACTCAATGGCTCAAGCCCGCCCCGTCCGGGGTTGTTGCAACGCTTGTTCGGGGGCCACGACGCCGATAAAGCGCCAAGCGAACCCAGTGAAGCTGTAGTGCCACCGGCTGTTGCCAGACCGCTGGCAGCGCCCTCGCCAGAGGTTGCGCCGCGGGCCGTCATTGAGGTCGCCCCTGCGCAAGTCAAAGCCCCGGAGCCGCAGGTTGTGCCTTTGGCCGACGCTGAGCCCCAACCGCTCCCTGAAGTTGAGCCGGAGCCTGAATCCCTGGTTCCTGAAGCGCCTGTAGAGCAGGCCGCTAGCGGTGCGCTGGAGTCGGTTGTTGCGCTGGTAGACGCAGAAAACAACCTGCCTGAGGCGCGGATCGAACTGCCTGCCCTTGCAGCGATCGACAGCCCCGCCCCGGTCGTAGATGACATTGATGCGGTCTATGCCCTGCCTGAGAGCCCCGAGCCGTCTTACAGCTCGGTCGCGGCGCATATCGAAGCCACATTGCTTGGCTTGCTGAACGATCTGTCACTGCCCGAGCACCACCGGCCGCAGGCCGAAGCCATGCGTCGGCGTCTGGAAAAAGGGCTCAACTGGTACGAGTTACTGCCGATCCTCGATGATCTTGCCGTCTTGATGCTGGCCATCACTGACAGTGGCCAGCACGAGTTCGAGGCCTATCTCAAACAGCTGAACGGGCGTCTGGAATCGTTCCAGAACAACCTTCAGGCGGCCAGTGAGGGTCATGCTGAAGGTCAGTCCGCCGCCGACGATTTGCACGCCCAATTGCGCGAACACCTCGGCGGCATGCAAAACAGCGTGCAATCGGCCGTCGACCTGAACAGCCTCAAACACCTTCTGGAAAACCGCCTTGAAGGGTTGTTGAGCACGCTGGACCGGCACCAGCAACAGCGTAATGCCCGCGAGCAAGAAGTGTGCGCCCATCTACAAGGGCTGACCGAGCGCGTAGCGCACATGGAGCAGCAAGCCCAGGGCTATCGCGAACACCTTGAAGAGCAACGCCAGAAAGCGCTGATAGACCCCCTCACCGGGCTGCCCAACCGAGCCGCCTGGGGTGAGCGGCTGCAGCATGAGGTGCAGGCGTGGCAAACCCATGGCAACTCCTTGTTGATAGCCATGCTCGACCTTGACCACTTCAAGCGCATCAATGATGGCTATGGCCATCTGGCCGGAGACAAGGTGCTCAAGATCATCGCCGCGCAGTTGTGCAAACACCTGCGCCCCGGCGACTTTGTTGCCCGCTTTGGCGGCGAAGAGTTTGTGTTGCTGATGCCCGACACAACACTGGCGACCGGCCTGCAACAGGCCGAGAAACTGCGGGCGGCCATCGAGGCATGCCCTTTCCACTTCAAGGGCGAACCTGTGACCCTGACGGCTTCTATCGGTGTGTCAGCGTTCAAGGCCGGTGATCGCAGCGACCACGTGCTCAAACGGGCAGATGAGGCGTTGTATCGGGCCAAGGCCAATGGGCGCAATGGCGTTGAACCGTGCTCGTCAGATAATTAACAGAAGTGTGTAGTGGGTGTGTGCCAATAATTAAAGTTTGAGTGGTCGGTACTAAGTGCATGTAATGGATTTCCAGATGCTGGGTAGTACTTGTCGGTTTTTAAACTTTGCCGGTTAATATCAACTTTGCTTTCTTGACGCGCTGCGCGTGAGCGACTTATATGAAATGGCAGGCTGTGAAAGGTTACTTCTCCAGTAGCCGCAGTACTGTCATCGGTTTCTCAATCGGATGTTCATCAACAGTGCTCTGCTGGCGTATTCAGTCGATGTGGTGCCCTGCGCGACTCAAAAAGGTAATGTATGAAAACGTTAATCTCCTTGTTGTCCGTCCTTGTTTTAATGGCGGGTGCCGTCTCGGTTAATGCCGCGGCTAAAACACATATATATACAGCCTATATCAATAAAGATGGAACGTTGGCGGCTCAGTCGCCTCATTGGATTCAAGGCATCGAATATTCCAGTCAGCATAATTATGCTGCCAGTTATAAGGTTAAGTTGACGCCCGGTGCCTTTCAAAAAGCGCCGAAGTTCTGCGTGGTATCGACCGACGACACATCAAGTTATGAACACACACTGTATGGCATCGCAAAGCTGTCGGGCAAACCGACCCGCGAAGAGGTCAATGTCATTGGCCTGATGCTGGGGCTTGGTGGGCCGTCTGGCGACTCATCGATGAGCTTTTACCTGATGTGCAGTAAATAACAGCTGGCCCCTTGCTCTTGGCCGAGCAGGGGGCTTGCTTCAACCCGGTGCAGTACTTCAGCTGCGCGACAAGGGCAGTGAGGTATGCTTGAGCATTAACTGTTAGCTGTGTTGTCTTTGCCCATGAAATTATCCGCCCTGCTTTTGTCTATCGCTTTGCTGGCCGGTTGCGCCAGCGGTCCTCGCATGGACACCAGCCATCCTTCGATCAACCACGACAGCCGTGTGCAGTTCGTGGTGCTCCACTACACCTCGACCTCGCTGGAGCGCTCGCTGGAGTTGCTGACCCGAGGGCCTGTGAGCAGCCATTACCTGGTGGGCGATACACCGCCGACCATCTACAAGCTGGTGGACGAGAACCAGCGTGCCTGGCATGCCGGTGAAAGCCAATGGAAAGGCCGTACCTGGTTGAACTCCAGTTCCATCGGTATCGAGATCGTGAACAAGGGGTTCCGTGATACGCCAAACGGGCGAGTCTGGTACCCCTATACCGAAGGCCAGATCCAGTCTCTGATTGCGCTGCTTAAAGACATCTCGACCCGCTACAAGATCGACCCGCACAACATCATCGGCCACAGCGACATAGCCCCGTTGCGCAAGCTCGATCCGGGCCCGTTGTTCCCCTGGAAGCGTCTGGCCGATGAAGGCTTTGGTATCTGGCCAAACGCTCAGGCGGTCGCCCGCGAACAAGCCCTGTATGCCAACGCGTTGCCGAGCATTACCTGGTTCCAGCAGCAACTGGCGCTATTGGGCTACGAAACCCCGCAAACCGGTGAGCTGGATGTAGCAACCCGCCACGTGCTGGCGGCGTTCCAGATGCATTTTCGGCCTTCACGATTCGATGGCACACCCGATGCAGAAAGTGCGGCCATCCTGAAAGTGCTGAACACGCAAAAGGGCTGATCTGCGTACCCTCGTGCCTCGACAGCGACTACAGCAACGGCAGCGCCATGTAGAACTGTGTGCCTTGCCCGGGCCGCGAGTACGCCCCGATGCGCCCGCCATGCAGTTGCACGATCTCTTTGCACAGGGCCAGCCCAAGGCCAGCGCCGCCCTTTTTGCGACCTACTTGCACGAAGGGCTCGAAAATACGTCCTTGCTGGCCGTAGGCAATGCCTTCGCCATTGTCTTCGACACTGATGATCACCCGCTCACCATGGCGTCGGGCCTGCAGGCGAATCTGCCCGCCATCGGCGGTGTGGCGCAAGGCGTTATCCAGCAGGTTGTCCAGCACACGCTCCAGTTGGGCTTGGTCGGCATTCAGCCCGGGCAGTGGCGGCTGCAGGTCGATCAACAATTCGATGCTTTTGGCGGCTGCCCTGTCGGCGAAGCGGGCGCGGGCCTGTTCGAGCATTTCCTCGATATCGCAGGGGGCCAGCGTGAGCTTTTGCAGACCGTTCTGGTAGCGGGAGAAGTTCAGCAGGTCATTGATCAGCTGCATCAACCGCTGCATTTCTTCGTTCACCGTGTTGAGCAAATCCGTTTCACGGGATTGAGGATCAAAGCGCGCACGCTCCAGAAACAAGCCGAACGCCATATGCATGCCGGTCACGGGAGTGCGCAACTCATGGGAAGCGCGTAGTACGAATTCGCTGCGTACACGCTCAAAAGCGCGTTGCTCGGTCACATCATGCAGCACCATTACTGCGCCGAGAATCGGCCCTTTGGGTTGGCTGACCGGGGTCAGGCTGTAGGTCAGCAGGCGGTTCTCGCCCTCGATATCGACGCTCAGGTCTTCCGGTAGCCGTTCAAGGCTGCCGCCGCGCAGCACCGTTTGCAGCTGCTGGTCGAGTTCGGGGCGTTTCAACGCTTCACCCAACGGCTGGCCGAGACGGCTCTCGTCCCAGCCCAGCTGTCGCTGGGCTACCGGGTTCAAATGCTCAAGCCGGCCCTGCTGATCGATCATCAACAGTCCGTCATCAATACTGTCGAGCACCGCCTGAAGCCGTTGCTGGCCTGCCAGCAGTTCGTCGACATTGGTTGCCTGATGCTGGCGCAAAGCCTCGGCCATGATTCCGAAGCGCCGGGTCAGCAGGTTCATTTCAGTGGCAGACGAAAGCGGCAGCACCACCTCAAAGTTGCCCTTGCCGATGTTGTCAGCCGCTTTGGCCAGTGCCTCGATAGGTGCACCAAAGCGCCTGGCAATGCCATGGGCGGTAATAAAGCCGATGATCAGCACCGCAAGCCCGACCAGGCCCAGCAGGGAGGCGATGATCAGGGCCCGGTCACGGGCCGATGCCTGTGCGGCATAAATGGTGTCGAGTGCACGGCGGTGCTCGGTGATCAGGCCATTGCGCAACTGATTGAAACGGCTCGAAAGCTCGTTGTCGGTACTCAGGTTGAGTGCTTCGTTGTCGGCCTGATGGAGCGCTTGCAGAAAGTGGCTGTAGTCTTCCCGCGCCCGGGCAAAGCCACTGTGCAAATCGTTTTTGCGCTCATGCTCGATGCCTTCGTCGAGCAGTGCCAGATACTCCCGGGTCGATGCCTGTAGCGCCTTCGGGTCGGGCTGGTTGCGCAGCATCAGGATCAACTGGTCACCCAGGGACTGACGCAGCTTAAGGCCCAGGTCCAGGGTGATGAAGTTGTTGCGGATCAGCGCTTCCTGGGTCTTTGCCATTTGCATCACGCTGACGACGCCCAGCAGAAGCCCGAGCAGCGCCACCGTAATCAGCGCCGAAATGCTCAGGAACAGACGGGTGCGCAGCTTGATCGCCAGTTTCATCGGATGCTCACAGGTTGTACTGCTTACGTTTGCGATACAGCGTCGAGGCGTCGATGCCCAAGGTTTTTGCGGCCTGGTCCAGGGTTTCGCTGGTGGCCAGGACGGCGCCGATATGGGCTTTTTCCAGTTGGTCCAGGCTCAGTGCCGCACCGATACGCGGGGCATTGGGGGTGGTTTGCTCCGCCATGCCCAGGTGGCTGACTTCGACCACTTCCTGGGGGCAAATAATGCTCGCCCGCTCCACCACGTTGCGCAGCTCGCGGATATTGCCCGGCCATCGGTAATTGGCCAGCGCCAGGCGGGCTTCTTCGCTGAAACCACGGGCAGGGCGGGCGTACTCTTTGACGAAACGGGCCAGAAAGCGGTCGGCCAGGGTCAGAATGTCTTCACTGCGTTCGCGCAGCGGCGGCAGATGCAAGGTGATTACGTTCAGGCGGTAGAGCAAGTCTTCGCGAAAACGCCCGTCGCGCACCATGTCTTCAAGGTTGAGGTTGGTGGCAGCCAGAATCCGTACATCGGCGCGGCGGGTTACGGGGTCGCCGACGCGTTCGTACTCCTTGTCCTGAATAAAACGCAGCAGTTTTGGTTGAAGTGCCAGCGGGAAATCACCGATTTCATCCAGGAACAATGTACCGCCGTCGGCCTGGTTGACCCGGCCCAGGGTGCTTTCGCTGGCGCCGGTAAACGCCCCGCGGGTGTGGCCGAACAGCTCGCTTTCCATCAGCTCGGCGGTCAGGGACGGGCAGTTGATAGTGACGCAGGACTTCCTGGCGCGTTTGCTCCAGCCATGAATCGCCCGCGCGAGCTCGCCTTTACCAGTGCCGGACTCGCCCAGGATCAGGATATTGGCATCGGTGTCTGCGACCTGGCGGGCAGTCTCCAGCACCGCCATCATGGCCGGGCTGTGGGAGTCCAGACCGTCCTTGGGCTTGCGCACCTCACCTTCGAGGGCCTCAAGGCGGGCGGCCAGCTGGCGCACTTCCAATTGCTTGGCCGTGGCCAGGCGCAACTGGTCAGGGCTGCAGGGTTTCACCAGATAGTCTGCGGCACCGGCCTGAATCGCATCAACCGCGGTGTCGACGGCCGAGTGGGCCGTGACAATCACCACGCGCATCCAGGGGGCTTGAATGCGCATCTGTGCCAGCACATCCAGGCCGTTGTCCTCGCCCAGGCGCAGGTCCAGAAAGCACAAGTCGAACACCTGGCGCTGCAACAGCGCGTCGGCCTGTGCCGCGCTGTTGGCGGTGGCGACGGTGTAGCCCTCGTCTTCGAGGCAGTAGCGGAATGTACGCAGGATGGCGGACTCATCGTCGACCAGCAGAATGCGGCCCTGGTGCTCTTTGGCTGATTCCATTTCCTACGTTCCTTAATGAGTGATCTTGGTTAGTGTCGGAATAATCGGGCAAGTTGCATGATTATTCAGGAATGATTGTGGTGCTGGCATTCCCGTGTCCGGTCTTGTTTTTTAACTGCATGATTTTAAAGCGTTTTTATTTGGTTTTGAGCACGAAAATCAAATCGTGCAGGCCACTGCTGTCTGCGGCGTCAGCAATCCGGGCCACGCCAATGCGGTAATCAGTACAGATCGTGCAGAACGCACGACCAGCTTAGCGGGCATCGTGCAGGATGCGCGTAAAGGCGAACTCTAAATAAACATAAGTAATTGATTTATATAGATATTAATTTTATCTAAAAGCTGGCATGCAGCCTGCAATTACCTTGGTACAACCGTCGGAAGGCCCGCAAATGCTGGCAACCTGACTTCACATTGACCACCGGGTAGCAGGAGTTTGAGCATGAATCGTCAAGGTTTATCCAACATGCGTGTTTCGTCATCGCACCTGCAGCAAGGCTTGTTTGCGAGCCTGGCGTTGTTGGTGACATTGGTCGGTGGTCAGCAATGGGGCCGCTGGGAGCAATCACCTCAGCCTGGCACGACTGTGCATCACCCGGTCGTCGCCCAGCAGCATTTCAAGGCGCCGGGGTGGGCAGGCTCACCTGGCCACTACGAACTGGCGGCGTCGGATGAAACGCAAATAGCGAATTCGCAACCTGAACCGCAACGCTGGGTGTTTTAAGCGTTTACAACCTTGAGGCCTACGCCGGGCGTCAAGTTGCACCACTGGCCTAATCCTGTTTCGCACAGTAATAAGGAGAATCACCATGTTGAGTTGGGCAATTACCTTCCTGATTATCGCCATCATCGCTGCTGTTCTGGGCTTCGGTGGTATTGCGGGCACCGCGACCGGCATCGCCAAGATTCTCTTTGTCGTGTTCCTGGTGATGTTTGTGGTGTCGTTCATCTTTGGCCGCCGCGGTCGAGGTTGAATCTGCCACTCCAAAACCTGTAGTCGCTGCCGAAGTTTGCGATGGGCTGCCTGGTCCTTCTCGCCACCTTCGGCAGCGACTACAGAAAATCTTGTACAGGGCTTGCCCTGTTTTTTTGTGCCCGCCGAGAACTATTCTGTGTTTGTAATGCCTTATCAGGGCTCATTTTTTTCAAAAAAATGTGGCTTGAGGCGTCCTTCAAAACGTCGACCGTATATCGACTAAAAGAAAAATAGCCCGTCCTTATATCTGATTTGTGTTGTCGGATATTTCTTGGATATATGTGGCTTTTTGTCACCCATTCCCTGTCTAGAAAGACCTTGAAACAGCCGGTCCACGGCACTTATGTCGTCTATTCTGTGTAATCGCAGAAGGGGCGATTTGAGGTCTTGTCGGACAAAACCCATGCCGATTCGGCATAGGGTAGGCGTTTACGGCATTAGACGGCCACCTCATGCATGGGAATAGTTGCGCCTTTTTTCGCCTGCCAAAGAGCCTTTCTGGCTCGGTTTGGGCGACCTTCTACGGGGGTAGAGGTTTCTGGTTTTAGCGCTTCGCAGCGCTCTAGTCTGAGCCTTTACCCGAGTCCACTTGAAGTAAGGGTAATGACATGAAGAAGGCAAAACTTAGCCTCGCCTGGCAGATCCTGATTGGTCTGGTCCTCGGGATTGCAATCGGCGCGCTGCTTAACCATTTCAGTGCTGAAAAGGCCTGGTGGATCAGTAACGTTCTGCAACCTGCCGGCGATATCTTTATCCGTCTGATCAAGATGATCGTAATCCCAATCGTGATTTCTTCACTGGTTGTCGGGATTGCAGGCGTGGGAGATGCGAAGAAACTCGGTCGCATCGGTTTTAAAACCATCATCTACTTCGAGGTGGTGACCACCGTCGCGATCCTGGTCGGCCTGGTGCTGGCCAACGTGTTCCAACCCGGTGCCGGGATCGACATGAGCACCCTGGGCACGGTCGATATCTCCAAATACGCAGCCACTGCTGCTGAAGTAACGCATGAACATGCGTTTATCGAGACCATCCTCAACCTGATTCCATCGAACATCTTCGCGGCCATGGCTCGCGGTGAGATGCTGCCGATCATCTTCTTCTCGGTGCTCTTCGGTCTCGGTTTGTCGAGCCTGAACGCCGAACTGCGCGACCCGCTGGTGAAAACCTTCCAGGGCGTGTCCGAGTCGATGTTCAAAGTCACTCACATGATCATGAACTACGCGCCAATCGGTGTGTTTGCCCTGATCGCCGTGACTGTCGCCAACTTCGGTTTCGCCTCGCTGGTGCCATTGGCCAAGCTGGTGCTTCTGGTTTACGGCGCCATCCTGTTCTTCGCCGTTGCGGTGTTGGGCCTGATCGCCAAGCTGTTCGGCTTCTCTGTGTTCAAGCTGATCCGCATCTTCAAGGATGAGCTGGTTCTGGCTTACTCCACCGCCAGCTCCGAAACCGTGCTGCCGCGCGTGATCGAGAAGATGGAAGCCTACGGCGCGCCGAAAGCCATTTGCAGCTTTGTGGTACCGACCGGCTACTCGTTCAACCTTGACGGTTCGACCCTGTACCAGAGTATCGCGGCGATCTTTATCGCTCAGCTGTACGGTATCGACCTGTCGATCAGCCAGCAGCTGCTGCTGGTACTGACCCTGATGGTGACCTCCAAAGGCATCGCCGGTGTACCGGGCGTATCCTTCGTGGTGCTGCTGGCCACT
This genomic stretch from Pseudomonas deceptionensis harbors:
- a CDS encoding thiol:disulfide interchange protein DsbA/DsbL codes for the protein MRNLILSAALVSASLFGMTAQAAEPLEAGKQYVELSSAVPVAVPGKIEVVELFWYGCPHCFAFEPTINPWAEKLPADVNFVRIPAMFGGIWNVHGQLFITLEAMGVENKVHKAVFQAIHDGKKLATPEEMAEFLTGEGIDKDKFLSTYNSFAVKGKVEDAKKKAQAYQISGVPTMVVNGKYRFDLGTSGGPEGTLNVADQLIAKERAANAKN
- a CDS encoding endonuclease/exonuclease/phosphatase family protein — its product is MRGWKSERIVGLHEPQVNEDHLAACGMPDDRRLRLLSFNIQVGNSTQGYRHYLTRSWQHVLPHKGRAGNLERIGDLLGDFDLVALQEADGGSHRSGYINQVKYLAQQGEFPYWYQQLNRNLGRLAQHSNGLLSRLRPSAIEDHPLPGPAGRGAILVRFGEGPDALVVVVMHLALGTKTRTLQLAYIRELIGGYQHQVLMGDMNTHANDLLHTSPLRDLGLLAPQMEATFPSWRPQRCLDHILLSPSLTLERVQVLNQPISDHLPVAVDIRLPGSVGVDSQLVLRPPGIEPKA
- a CDS encoding GGDEF domain-containing protein — translated: MRDDAAHWKEKYLKSIEQQDTLERRWNTRLDLLRRGLVRSTLAAEGTDRTVDQCMKEMREAVRTNEMDAALAALLPRLEKAVLDSEQRRETRVEQVSEALNSLVTQLQALPLPREVSKPLKAFAKQLENRVAHAREIPLLLGELSHLQGQALAPQLNGSSPPRPGLLQRLFGGHDADKAPSEPSEAVVPPAVARPLAAPSPEVAPRAVIEVAPAQVKAPEPQVVPLADAEPQPLPEVEPEPESLVPEAPVEQAASGALESVVALVDAENNLPEARIELPALAAIDSPAPVVDDIDAVYALPESPEPSYSSVAAHIEATLLGLLNDLSLPEHHRPQAEAMRRRLEKGLNWYELLPILDDLAVLMLAITDSGQHEFEAYLKQLNGRLESFQNNLQAASEGHAEGQSAADDLHAQLREHLGGMQNSVQSAVDLNSLKHLLENRLEGLLSTLDRHQQQRNAREQEVCAHLQGLTERVAHMEQQAQGYREHLEEQRQKALIDPLTGLPNRAAWGERLQHEVQAWQTHGNSLLIAMLDLDHFKRINDGYGHLAGDKVLKIIAAQLCKHLRPGDFVARFGGEEFVLLMPDTTLATGLQQAEKLRAAIEACPFHFKGEPVTLTASIGVSAFKAGDRSDHVLKRADEALYRAKANGRNGVEPCSSDN
- a CDS encoding N-acetylmuramoyl-L-alanine amidase, producing the protein MKLSALLLSIALLAGCASGPRMDTSHPSINHDSRVQFVVLHYTSTSLERSLELLTRGPVSSHYLVGDTPPTIYKLVDENQRAWHAGESQWKGRTWLNSSSIGIEIVNKGFRDTPNGRVWYPYTEGQIQSLIALLKDISTRYKIDPHNIIGHSDIAPLRKLDPGPLFPWKRLADEGFGIWPNAQAVAREQALYANALPSITWFQQQLALLGYETPQTGELDVATRHVLAAFQMHFRPSRFDGTPDAESAAILKVLNTQKG
- a CDS encoding KinB sensor domain-containing domain; this translates as MKLAIKLRTRLFLSISALITVALLGLLLGVVSVMQMAKTQEALIRNNFITLDLGLKLRQSLGDQLILMLRNQPDPKALQASTREYLALLDEGIEHERKNDLHSGFARAREDYSHFLQALHQADNEALNLSTDNELSSRFNQLRNGLITEHRRALDTIYAAQASARDRALIIASLLGLVGLAVLIIGFITAHGIARRFGAPIEALAKAADNIGKGNFEVVLPLSSATEMNLLTRRFGIMAEALRQHQATNVDELLAGQQRLQAVLDSIDDGLLMIDQQGRLEHLNPVAQRQLGWDESRLGQPLGEALKRPELDQQLQTVLRGGSLERLPEDLSVDIEGENRLLTYSLTPVSQPKGPILGAVMVLHDVTEQRAFERVRSEFVLRASHELRTPVTGMHMAFGLFLERARFDPQSRETDLLNTVNEEMQRLMQLINDLLNFSRYQNGLQKLTLAPCDIEEMLEQARARFADRAAAKSIELLIDLQPPLPGLNADQAQLERVLDNLLDNALRHTADGGQIRLQARRHGERVIISVEDNGEGIAYGQQGRIFEPFVQVGRKKGGAGLGLALCKEIVQLHGGRIGAYSRPGQGTQFYMALPLL
- the algB gene encoding sigma-54-dependent response regulator transcription factor AlgB — translated: MESAKEHQGRILLVDDESAILRTFRYCLEDEGYTVATANSAAQADALLQRQVFDLCFLDLRLGEDNGLDVLAQMRIQAPWMRVVIVTAHSAVDTAVDAIQAGAADYLVKPCSPDQLRLATAKQLEVRQLAARLEALEGEVRKPKDGLDSHSPAMMAVLETARQVADTDANILILGESGTGKGELARAIHGWSKRARKSCVTINCPSLTAELMESELFGHTRGAFTGASESTLGRVNQADGGTLFLDEIGDFPLALQPKLLRFIQDKEYERVGDPVTRRADVRILAATNLNLEDMVRDGRFREDLLYRLNVITLHLPPLRERSEDILTLADRFLARFVKEYARPARGFSEEARLALANYRWPGNIRELRNVVERASIICPQEVVEVSHLGMAEQTTPNAPRIGAALSLDQLEKAHIGAVLATSETLDQAAKTLGIDASTLYRKRKQYNL
- a CDS encoding DUF1328 domain-containing protein; translated protein: MLSWAITFLIIAIIAAVLGFGGIAGTATGIAKILFVVFLVMFVVSFIFGRRGRG
- the gltP gene encoding glutamate/aspartate:proton symporter GltP; the encoded protein is MKKAKLSLAWQILIGLVLGIAIGALLNHFSAEKAWWISNVLQPAGDIFIRLIKMIVIPIVISSLVVGIAGVGDAKKLGRIGFKTIIYFEVVTTVAILVGLVLANVFQPGAGIDMSTLGTVDISKYAATAAEVTHEHAFIETILNLIPSNIFAAMARGEMLPIIFFSVLFGLGLSSLNAELRDPLVKTFQGVSESMFKVTHMIMNYAPIGVFALIAVTVANFGFASLVPLAKLVLLVYGAILFFAVAVLGLIAKLFGFSVFKLIRIFKDELVLAYSTASSETVLPRVIEKMEAYGAPKAICSFVVPTGYSFNLDGSTLYQSIAAIFIAQLYGIDLSISQQLLLVLTLMVTSKGIAGVPGVSFVVLLATLGSVGIPLEGLAFIAGVDRVMDMARTALNVIGNALAVLVISRWEGMYDDAKGERYWNSLPHWRSKEALPKGE